The genomic interval TTATTTCTATTAATTGAAGAAACTTTTACCCCTAATTTTAAAGTGATGTTGTCTTTTTTATAGCTTTCAAGCGGTTTTAAAAGGTTGCTATTTAAATCTCCATCGATGATGTAAGATTTTGATAATGGAGGTCTGTGATATGGAATATTTGGATCTGAATCAAATAATATAACTTCTCCTTGCCAACCTTCTTTTCTTAAATTGAAAGCAAAATTAACACCTGCATGACTTGCTCCAATAACTACACAAACTTGATTCGCTGTATCTAACATCAAAATTTATTTTGCAACTTTAAAAACAACTCCATCTAAATCTTCACTTACTTGAAGCTGACAAGAAAGACGACTGTATTCGTTTGTTAAATCATCAAATTCTAACATATCATTTTCTAGTTCTTCTGCTTGCCCTGTTTTTGCTACAAATTCTGGTTCAACATGTACATGACATGTAGCGCAGGAGCAAACACCACCACAATCTCCATCTATTCCTTTTATGTTATTATTTACTGCTAATTCCATTACTGAACCAGAAGTACCTTCAACAGTTATTGATTCGTTGTCTGCTGTTATAAATGTTATTTTTGCCATTTTATACTATTTTTTAAATTGTACGTTCAATGAATCGAAACCTACTTTTCTATTAAATTCTCCTAAATTTTCTATATTTTCTTTTGAATCTAGAGTTGCTATTGAAGTTACTTTTTGTGATAATTTCGCCAATAGTATTCTTAAAATTTGACGAGCATGCGTTGCTCCTAAACAGTTATGAGTTCCAAAACCAAAACTAACATGTGGGTTTACTTTTCGGTCTAAAACGACTTCATTTGGGGTTTCAAAAACGTTTTCATCTCTGTTGGCAGATGCCCAATTTAAAGAAATTCTTGTATCTGCCTTAATAGCATGTTCACAGACGTGAGTATCTTTAGTTGCTACTCTTCCCATTTGAGTTAATGGAGAGAAATAACGAACCAATTCTTCAACGGCATTGTTAATCATTTCTGGTTTTTCTTTTAAAACCGCCAAAGCTTTTGGATTCCCTGCAAAGTAAGCTATAGAGTTTGTAACTGCATTAATCACAGTATCTCTACCACCTGCAAAAGTTAAAATCAATACGCCTTTTACTTCTTCTTTTGTCATTTTTTCACCATCAACTTCAGAATTTAAAAGCACAGAATACAAACTCTCACTTGGTGTTTCTATAGCCAAATCTATTTGTTTATCAATATAATCATATAAAATATTTGCTTTGTCTGCATCTAAATCAGAATCATCACTTCTAAATACGTGTGTTCCCCATGAAATCCATAAATTGGCTTCAGAATACGGTATGTTTAATAGTAATGTTAAAGCTCTAGATTGTAGTTTTAAAGCAAAATCGGCAACAACTTCAACTTCATTACTTTTTAAAGATTCATCAATAATCTCTTCAATAATGGTTGTTATTTTTGATGAATATTCTTCGTTTAAAGGTCTTTTAAACCAAGGATCTAAAATGTCTCTAAACGATTTATGTTGCGGTGGATCTACTTCAAAAGGAATTTGCCTAGTGTCTCTAATTTTTACTTCAGACGGAATTACAATTCGTCCAACTTCATCTCCACCAGATTGAAAAGCTTGCCATTGATGCGCACATTTACGTACTTCTTTATGACGCAAAACCATCGTTACAGGATCATCTTGGTCATTCATTTTACCAACACCTTCTTTTTGTCTTGCATCTTTAAACGCATCTGGAAATTCGCTTGCTTTCATATTATTTAAATTGACATTTTAGAGTTGTCAAAGATTATCTATTTATGAAATGAAAGATTCCCTTATTTATGCAATAAAGTACCTTATTATGTTGTGTGTTTTTGTTTATTGCATATATTTGAGATGTAATAGAGACTTATGCAGCCGAAATTTGAAAAAGTAGCTTTAAATAATCAGAAATCTATTATTGCGTTTAGGTATTCTGGAGATCGGTTTTATGCACCTTGGCATTTTCATCCTCAGCATGAGCTTACGTTTATAGAAAAGAGTAGTGGAACCAAATTTATTGGCGATTATGTTGGTCCGTTTGAGGAAGGTGAGTTGGTTTTAGTAAGAACAAATGTGCCGCATTGTTGGAAAAATAATTCGATAATCAATACTGGTTGCTCTTCAATTGTTATTCAATGGAATACGGGTATTTATGCTAAAGTACCGGAAATGGAAAGTGTTTTTAAAATGCTAAAAGCGGCATCGAAAGGTATTTTGTTTACAAAAGAAAATGCTTCTGAAGTGTTTACTTTACTAAAAGAATTATTGACTTTAGAAGGAACGGAATTGTATTTAAAATTTCAAAATATATTGGTATTACTATCTAGGTTTGAATATAGAGAACTCTCAGAAAAAAGTTTTATAGATGATTTGCCTTCAGAATATAGTTCTCGCATTCGAAAAGTACACGATTATGTAGAAAGCCATTATCATAAAAAAATACAATTAAAAGAATTAGCAGATTTAGTAAATATGTCTGAACAGTCTTTTTCTCGTTTTTTTAATAAAATAATGGGAAGGCCTTTTTTTACTTTTTTAAATCAATATAAGATAAATATGGCAAAAAGAATGTTAATGGACACCGATTGGTCTGTAAGAGAAATTTGTTTTGCTTGTGGCTATGAGTCTGTTCCTTTTTTTCATAGACAATTTAAGAAGTTTACAAATAATACACCTTCTTTTTATAAAAGAAAACAGAGTAAATGATAAAGCCTCTAAGAATAATCTTAAAGGCTTTATTTGTAGTTAAATAACTATACTTAATTATAAAATTAAGGTCTTATGGTAACCTCTGCAATCGTTAAATTATCGATGTAAAACTTAACGTTATTTGGGTTTTTATTATTCCACCCTCTAATTATTGTTTCATAATCACCATCTGCACCGAAATTAATAAATGCTTTTTGATACACCCATGTACCAGTAGGCATATCATCAGATAAAATAGCTACGGCAGGAGCATTCCAATCGTAATCTCCAGTACTTTTCCAATAGATTCTAACATCTGGAGCAAAACCAGTAGAATTACCATTGTCTAATAAATAAACCCAAGCCCCAATTTCGTAAGTTTTACCAGCTTTAAAACTAACTTTTTTTTGTGCTCCATTGCTTACATGTTGTACCCAAGTAAAGCCATCTGCACTTGCAGGTAGTTCTACATAAGCACTAGAGTTACCGTCTTGTGCTTGTGTTGTATTAATATTCCAAATACCAGCAGAGCCCCATGCTAATGGCCAATTTACATCTGTAGAGTTTTCAAAACTATAATCAAAATTAGAACCTTTTAAAATATTAGTTAAATTAAATTCAAGAGGTTTATCTTTAAAAACAGTTGCATTTACTTGATCTGTGGTTCTTAAAGTTCCTGGTGTATAAGAAACCTTTACAGTATCATTATTATAGATAACTTCATTTAAAGTAATAGTAATAATATTGTTTTCTCCTGCTTTAATTTCTGTTGATACTATAGAAGTAGGTATTGTAGTACCTCCATTTTC from Polaribacter sejongensis carries:
- a CDS encoding cytochrome P450; the encoded protein is MKASEFPDAFKDARQKEGVGKMNDQDDPVTMVLRHKEVRKCAHQWQAFQSGGDEVGRIVIPSEVKIRDTRQIPFEVDPPQHKSFRDILDPWFKRPLNEEYSSKITTIIEEIIDESLKSNEVEVVADFALKLQSRALTLLLNIPYSEANLWISWGTHVFRSDDSDLDADKANILYDYIDKQIDLAIETPSESLYSVLLNSEVDGEKMTKEEVKGVLILTFAGGRDTVINAVTNSIAYFAGNPKALAVLKEKPEMINNAVEELVRYFSPLTQMGRVATKDTHVCEHAIKADTRISLNWASANRDENVFETPNEVVLDRKVNPHVSFGFGTHNCLGATHARQILRILLAKLSQKVTSIATLDSKENIENLGEFNRKVGFDSLNVQFKK
- a CDS encoding 2Fe-2S iron-sulfur cluster-binding protein, with protein sequence MAKITFITADNESITVEGTSGSVMELAVNNNIKGIDGDCGGVCSCATCHVHVEPEFVAKTGQAEELENDMLEFDDLTNEYSRLSCQLQVSEDLDGVVFKVAK
- a CDS encoding AraC family transcriptional regulator, whose product is MQPKFEKVALNNQKSIIAFRYSGDRFYAPWHFHPQHELTFIEKSSGTKFIGDYVGPFEEGELVLVRTNVPHCWKNNSIINTGCSSIVIQWNTGIYAKVPEMESVFKMLKAASKGILFTKENASEVFTLLKELLTLEGTELYLKFQNILVLLSRFEYRELSEKSFIDDLPSEYSSRIRKVHDYVESHYHKKIQLKELADLVNMSEQSFSRFFNKIMGRPFFTFLNQYKINMAKRMLMDTDWSVREICFACGYESVPFFHRQFKKFTNNTPSFYKRKQSK